One window from the genome of Haloprofundus halobius encodes:
- a CDS encoding 2Fe-2S iron-sulfur cluster-binding protein, producing MALIDPVALGLGAALTALAVAMHFSKGTGWAATADISQEVLEQRASTVPETDFPEPMNRSIGGGGAVAVGGAAAGEEGELEEGEAQEESSSPADIPEDEVEYFEVEFVKEGATIEIPNNQTVLESGEEEGWDLPYACRQGQCVSCAGQITSGGNSEDYVVHDNQQMLDDGELDDGYTLTCVAYPRADFSIETGTAP from the coding sequence ATGGCTCTCATCGACCCAGTGGCGCTAGGACTGGGCGCGGCGCTGACGGCGCTCGCCGTCGCGATGCACTTCTCCAAGGGAACGGGGTGGGCGGCCACCGCCGACATCTCCCAAGAGGTGCTCGAACAGCGCGCGTCGACGGTCCCCGAGACGGACTTTCCCGAACCGATGAACCGCTCTATCGGCGGCGGCGGTGCCGTCGCCGTCGGTGGCGCGGCAGCGGGCGAGGAGGGCGAACTCGAAGAGGGTGAAGCCCAAGAGGAGAGTTCGAGTCCCGCCGACATCCCCGAGGACGAAGTCGAATACTTCGAGGTCGAGTTCGTCAAGGAGGGTGCGACCATCGAGATTCCGAACAATCAGACCGTCCTCGAATCCGGCGAAGAGGAGGGCTGGGACCTTCCGTACGCCTGCCGACAGGGGCAGTGTGTCTCCTGTGCGGGGCAGATTACCTCCGGCGGCAACTCCGAGGACTACGTCGTCCACGACAACCAGCAGATGCTCGACGACGGCGAACTCGACGACGGCTACACGCTCACCTGCGTCGCCTACCCGCGTGCGGACTTCTCCATCGAGACCGGAACCGCGCCGTAA
- a CDS encoding YMGG-like glycine zipper-containing protein: MDRASVSVRLYRVLSRVRYAAIGGAIGGAVGGIVSKKAASTGAAVGALVGATFGETRVTARSRFDRMKERGEEELKRIPLE, from the coding sequence ATGGATAGAGCTAGCGTATCAGTTCGTCTGTACCGCGTTCTGAGTCGTGTTCGGTACGCGGCCATCGGCGGGGCGATCGGTGGTGCAGTCGGGGGAATCGTGAGCAAGAAAGCCGCCAGCACGGGTGCGGCCGTCGGCGCACTCGTCGGGGCGACGTTCGGCGAGACGAGGGTGACCGCTCGAAGCCGTTTCGACCGGATGAAAGAGCGCGGCGAGGAAGAACTCAAACGGATTCCGCTGGAGTAG
- the gnd gene encoding phosphogluconate dehydrogenase (NAD(+)-dependent, decarboxylating), translating to MQLGVIGLGRMGQIVVNRVADAGHDVVAFDLDEAAVNAAADAGAEPAESVEDLVEKLGEEKRIWLMVPAGDAVDATLADLDAYLDDDDVVVDGGNSHFERSLERAKACRAAYLDCGTSGGPAGAELGFSLMVGGPQWAYDELTPVFDAVATGPDGHDRMGESGSGHYVKMVHNGVEYALMQAYGEGFELLADGRYDLDLEAVSRTWNNGAVIRSWLLELCEEAFAEEGTDLGDVADHIAGGSTGTWTVQEALEQEVPVPLIYQALAERFDSRNEGRFSRRLANRLRYGFGRHEVARE from the coding sequence ATGCAACTGGGCGTCATCGGACTGGGTCGCATGGGTCAGATCGTCGTGAACCGAGTCGCCGACGCGGGCCACGACGTGGTCGCGTTCGACCTCGACGAAGCAGCAGTGAACGCCGCCGCCGACGCGGGTGCAGAGCCCGCCGAGAGCGTCGAGGACCTCGTCGAGAAACTGGGCGAGGAGAAGCGCATCTGGCTGATGGTCCCCGCTGGGGACGCCGTCGATGCGACGCTCGCCGACCTCGACGCGTATCTCGACGACGACGACGTGGTCGTCGACGGCGGCAACTCCCATTTCGAGCGCTCCCTCGAACGCGCGAAGGCCTGCCGGGCGGCGTACCTCGACTGCGGAACCAGCGGCGGCCCCGCGGGCGCGGAACTCGGCTTCTCGCTGATGGTCGGCGGTCCGCAGTGGGCGTACGACGAACTGACGCCCGTCTTCGACGCCGTCGCAACTGGTCCCGACGGCCACGACCGGATGGGCGAGTCGGGGTCGGGCCACTACGTGAAGATGGTCCACAACGGCGTCGAGTACGCGCTGATGCAGGCGTACGGCGAGGGCTTCGAACTCCTCGCGGACGGTCGCTACGACCTCGACCTCGAAGCCGTCTCGCGGACGTGGAACAACGGCGCGGTCATCCGGTCGTGGCTACTCGAACTCTGCGAGGAGGCGTTCGCCGAAGAAGGAACGGACCTCGGCGACGTCGCCGACCACATCGCGGGCGGGTCGACGGGCACGTGGACCGTCCAGGAGGCGCTCGAACAGGAGGTGCCCGTGCCACTCATCTATCAGGCGCTCGCCGAACGCTTCGACAGCCGAAACGAGGGACGGTTCTCGCGACGGTTGGCGAATCGGCTCCGTTACGGCTTCGGGCGGCACGAAGTCGCGCGCGAGTGA
- a CDS encoding CBS domain-containing protein: MTLTDILDTTVATAAPTTPVGDVTAAMREGALELVAVLDEQRPLGLLTPADIGRAYVAGEELDGKTAEDVLSGDLVTVRESEDLSALVAHLADENARRAAVVDDAGDFVGAVRLEDALVQYGEDLTRVLSMFDG; encoded by the coding sequence ATGACGCTCACCGACATCCTCGACACGACCGTCGCGACCGCCGCGCCGACGACGCCCGTGGGAGACGTGACCGCCGCGATGCGTGAGGGGGCGCTCGAACTCGTCGCTGTCCTCGACGAGCAGCGCCCGCTCGGACTGCTGACGCCCGCCGACATCGGCCGCGCGTACGTCGCCGGCGAGGAACTCGACGGGAAAACTGCCGAAGACGTGCTGTCGGGCGACCTCGTTACCGTCCGCGAGTCCGAGGACCTCTCGGCGCTGGTCGCGCACCTCGCGGACGAGAACGCCCGCCGCGCCGCCGTCGTCGACGACGCGGGCGACTTCGTCGGCGCCGTCCGGTTGGAGGACGCACTCGTCCAGTACGGCGAGGACCTCACTCGCGTCCTCTCGATGTTCGACGGGTGA
- the cbiE gene encoding precorrin-6y C5,15-methyltransferase (decarboxylating) subunit CbiE, with product MADASESSGERRDEEQRDGTDPGEEAAAAPESGRTERGECAAYVPAVGVGPGDPRYLTERAAELLADADVVVGFDTVLDLVRDRTDAAFVRCSYGDQSVRLAEFAERVADGDRGVAVLWGDPNVSGYQFLGRVERAVDRPVRVVPGVSAVQVAAARARTPLEQSTVVSLHKRGELAVEVDRIAADIGERHLLVIPRPPDWMPERVAAHLLDAGANHEREVLVFECLTFPTESRTTTTLGALAATGEGDERAENGENEGFGGNGDRPPESSFDDLTVLVVRR from the coding sequence ATGGCCGATGCGTCGGAGTCGAGCGGAGAGCGGAGAGATGAAGAGCAGAGGGACGGAACGGATCCGGGAGAAGAAGCGGCGGCCGCGCCGGAGTCCGGGCGGACCGAGAGGGGGGAGTGCGCGGCGTACGTTCCGGCCGTCGGTGTCGGACCGGGCGACCCGCGGTATCTCACCGAGCGCGCCGCGGAGTTACTGGCCGACGCCGACGTCGTCGTCGGCTTCGACACGGTGCTCGACCTCGTCCGCGACCGGACCGACGCCGCGTTCGTCCGCTGTTCGTACGGCGACCAGTCCGTCCGGTTGGCCGAGTTCGCCGAGCGTGTGGCCGACGGCGACCGCGGCGTCGCGGTGCTGTGGGGCGATCCGAACGTCTCGGGCTACCAGTTCCTCGGCCGCGTCGAGCGTGCCGTCGACCGACCGGTTCGCGTCGTTCCGGGCGTCTCGGCGGTGCAGGTCGCCGCCGCACGGGCGCGGACGCCGCTGGAGCAGTCGACGGTCGTCTCGCTGCACAAACGCGGGGAACTCGCGGTCGAGGTTGACCGAATCGCGGCGGATATCGGAGAGCGGCACCTGCTCGTTATCCCTCGGCCGCCCGACTGGATGCCCGAGCGCGTCGCCGCGCACTTGCTCGACGCCGGCGCGAATCACGAACGCGAGGTGCTCGTCTTCGAGTGCTTGACCTTTCCGACCGAGTCGCGGACGACGACGACGCTCGGGGCGTTGGCCGCGACCGGTGAGGGAGACGAGCGCGCCGAAAACGGCGAGAACGAGGGGTTCGGCGGGAACGGCGATCGTCCGCCGGAGAGTTCGTTCGACGACCTGACCGTACTGGTCGTGCGTCGGTGA
- a CDS encoding PGF-CTERM-anchored ABC transporter substrate-binding protein, giving the protein MQSTRRTLLTVALALALALTPAVGAVGSVAAEDSAGATTVEAMQTSGDCSFPLTERDATGTEVTLDEEPQRVVTLNPSAAQTMWEIGAREKVVGLTKYASNLDGAEAATNVSTTEDIVDAETVVSLEPDLVLAPNATSAETVEKLREAGVTVYHFEEAETVEDVSEKTRLTGRLVGACDDAETRAAAFDENVSTVRDAVEDRDRPDVIYTFYGYTAGEGTFIDTIIETAGGDNVAAEANVTGYKRVSDELVVDADPDWVLRNSDDPTVPRTEAYNSTTAVRNDQVVVVPIEHLNRPAPRIERAITQLASAFHPDAYERAVESSTAEGEELSANGTTEGNGTNETTSTASDDTAESETTGATDADGESQSGAEAPGFGVGAAASALAFVSLAFAARGRR; this is encoded by the coding sequence GTGCAATCGACACGACGGACGCTGTTGACGGTCGCGCTCGCTCTCGCACTCGCCCTCACGCCCGCGGTGGGCGCAGTAGGGAGCGTCGCGGCGGAGGATTCGGCCGGCGCAACGACGGTGGAGGCGATGCAGACGAGCGGCGACTGTTCGTTTCCGCTGACGGAGCGTGACGCGACGGGCACCGAGGTGACGCTCGACGAGGAGCCGCAGCGGGTGGTGACGCTAAACCCGAGCGCGGCGCAGACGATGTGGGAGATCGGCGCGCGCGAGAAGGTCGTCGGCCTGACGAAGTACGCCTCGAACCTCGACGGCGCCGAAGCGGCGACGAACGTCTCGACGACCGAGGACATCGTCGACGCGGAGACGGTGGTCAGCCTCGAACCCGACCTCGTGTTGGCGCCGAACGCCACCTCGGCGGAGACCGTCGAGAAACTCCGCGAGGCCGGAGTGACCGTCTACCACTTCGAGGAGGCCGAAACCGTCGAAGACGTCTCCGAGAAGACGCGGTTGACCGGTCGCCTCGTCGGCGCGTGCGACGACGCCGAGACGAGAGCCGCGGCGTTCGACGAGAACGTCTCGACGGTCCGCGACGCCGTCGAGGACCGCGACCGCCCGGACGTCATCTACACGTTCTACGGTTACACCGCCGGTGAGGGGACGTTCATCGACACGATAATCGAGACCGCCGGCGGCGACAACGTCGCCGCGGAGGCGAACGTCACCGGCTACAAGCGCGTCAGCGACGAACTCGTCGTCGACGCCGACCCCGACTGGGTTCTCCGGAACTCCGACGACCCGACCGTCCCGCGGACCGAGGCGTACAACAGCACGACAGCGGTCCGAAACGATCAGGTCGTCGTCGTTCCCATCGAGCACCTCAACCGCCCCGCGCCGAGAATCGAACGAGCGATAACGCAGCTCGCCTCGGCGTTCCACCCCGATGCCTACGAGCGGGCCGTGGAATCGTCGACGGCGGAGGGCGAGGAGCTGTCCGCGAACGGGACGACCGAGGGGAACGGGACGAACGAGACGACGTCGACTGCGAGCGACGACACCGCCGAGTCGGAGACCACCGGCGCTACTGACGCCGACGGAGAGTCGCAGAGCGGGGCCGAAGCGCCGGGATTCGGCGTCGGCGCTGCCGCCAGCGCACTAGCGTTCGTCTCGCTCGCGTTCGCCGCGCGGGGACGGAGATGA
- a CDS encoding ABC transporter substrate-binding protein, whose translation MTNEGMTGSLFPDDPRPKPKVVSTSPSGTEICYALGVEPVAVSHACDFPAAVDDRPVIDRSRVTGESSADRHRSVGEARREGGAYEVDRDLLLELQPDLVLSQSVCGVCAVDETLVRETLGDAEIEVLGLSASTLGDVFDCVAEVGDATGRVERAEAVVERCRRRIDAVWRERPVDAPRVAVVEWMDPLRVAGNWVPEVVAAAGGEYGLAEPGQSSVAVEWADLVDDAPEVLVVAPCSYDPEQTRARLDELASRPGWESLPAVERGNVHVLDGTVLNRWTPRLVESVEELGQVCRSVATD comes from the coding sequence ATGACGAACGAGGGGATGACGGGGTCGCTCTTTCCCGACGACCCGCGACCGAAGCCGAAAGTCGTCTCGACCTCCCCGTCGGGCACCGAGATCTGCTACGCGCTGGGCGTCGAACCGGTCGCGGTGTCGCACGCCTGCGACTTTCCGGCGGCCGTCGACGACCGCCCCGTCATCGACCGGTCGCGCGTCACCGGCGAGAGTAGCGCGGACCGCCACCGCTCCGTGGGGGAGGCCCGACGCGAGGGCGGCGCCTACGAGGTCGACCGCGACCTGCTTCTGGAACTCCAGCCGGACCTCGTGTTGAGCCAGTCGGTCTGCGGCGTCTGCGCCGTCGACGAGACGCTCGTTCGGGAGACGCTCGGCGACGCCGAGATCGAGGTGCTCGGGCTCTCGGCGAGCACGCTCGGCGACGTCTTCGACTGCGTCGCCGAGGTCGGTGACGCGACGGGGCGCGTCGAGCGCGCGGAGGCGGTCGTCGAACGCTGTCGGCGGCGCATCGACGCCGTTTGGCGCGAGCGCCCCGTCGACGCGCCGCGCGTCGCCGTCGTCGAGTGGATGGACCCGCTGCGGGTCGCCGGCAACTGGGTCCCCGAGGTCGTCGCCGCCGCGGGCGGCGAGTACGGTCTCGCCGAACCGGGGCAGTCGAGCGTCGCCGTCGAGTGGGCCGATCTCGTCGACGATGCGCCGGAGGTGCTCGTCGTCGCGCCGTGCAGCTACGACCCCGAGCAGACGCGAGCGCGCCTCGACGAACTCGCCTCGCGGCCGGGTTGGGAGTCCCTCCCGGCGGTCGAACGGGGGAACGTCCACGTCCTCGACGGCACCGTTCTGAACCGGTGGACGCCGCGACTCGTCGAATCGGTCGAGGAACTCGGGCAGGTCTGTCGGAGCGTCGCGACGGACTGA
- a CDS encoding aminopeptidase, with protein sequence MDERVREHAAVLVDWSARIEAGDDVIVSVAEDAHDLAVAVAEKLGERGANVVTLYDSAEVSRAYLKNHDGEFDADPAHELALLEHADAYLRLGGGRNTTASADVPGETQRTFARAREEIREARMATDWVATVHPTRSLAQQAGMAYEEYQQFVYDAVLRDWGSLADEMAQMKAVLDAGSEVRIEKEQTDLTVSIEGRTAVNSAASVAYDSHNLPSGEVFTAPYATEGEAFFDVPMTHRSKRITDVHLTFEDGEVVDFSAGQNEDVLADILDTDEGARRLGELGIGMNRGIDRFTDSVLFDEKMGDTVHLAVGRAYDACLPEGEEGNQSAVHLDMITDMSERSTIEVDGEVVQRNGTFRWEDGFEG encoded by the coding sequence ATGGACGAACGCGTACGCGAGCACGCCGCGGTGCTCGTCGACTGGAGCGCGCGCATCGAAGCCGGCGACGACGTAATCGTCAGCGTCGCCGAAGACGCCCACGACCTCGCCGTCGCCGTCGCCGAGAAACTCGGCGAGCGCGGGGCGAACGTCGTCACCCTCTACGACTCCGCGGAGGTGTCGCGCGCCTACCTGAAGAACCACGACGGCGAGTTCGACGCCGACCCCGCGCACGAACTCGCGCTGCTGGAGCACGCCGACGCCTATCTCCGCCTCGGCGGCGGCCGAAACACGACGGCGAGCGCTGACGTGCCCGGCGAGACCCAGCGCACGTTCGCCCGCGCACGCGAAGAAATTCGGGAGGCGCGGATGGCCACCGACTGGGTGGCGACGGTCCACCCCACGCGCTCGCTCGCCCAGCAGGCCGGGATGGCCTACGAGGAGTACCAGCAGTTCGTCTACGACGCCGTGCTGCGCGACTGGGGGTCGCTCGCCGACGAGATGGCGCAGATGAAAGCGGTGCTCGACGCCGGGAGCGAAGTCCGAATCGAGAAGGAGCAAACCGATCTCACCGTGTCCATCGAGGGGCGGACCGCCGTGAACTCCGCCGCCTCCGTCGCCTACGACTCGCACAACCTCCCCTCGGGCGAAGTCTTCACGGCCCCGTACGCCACCGAGGGAGAGGCGTTCTTCGACGTGCCGATGACTCACCGGAGCAAGCGCATCACCGACGTCCACCTCACCTTCGAAGACGGGGAAGTCGTCGACTTCAGCGCCGGCCAGAACGAGGACGTGCTCGCCGACATCCTCGACACCGACGAGGGCGCGCGCCGCCTCGGTGAGCTCGGCATCGGGATGAACCGCGGCATCGACCGCTTCACCGACAGCGTCCTCTTCGACGAGAAGATGGGCGACACCGTCCACCTCGCGGTCGGCCGAGCGTACGACGCCTGTCTCCCCGAGGGCGAGGAAGGGAACCAGTCGGCGGTCCACCTCGACATGATTACTGACATGAGCGAGCGCTCCACCATCGAAGTCGACGGCGAGGTCGTCCAGCGAAACGGGACGTTCCGGTGGGAGGACGGGTTCGAGGGGTAA
- a CDS encoding DUF5806 family protein — MADDPATPPESPERETTNGARDEAVGAEERTAESAESAESAESTASATTERTAPEEATNGEDDGRVDAEGGDASESDDADTPTGDAETEDVPEDVQKYARFKKMDGAQYDRVNGFLRDRTYITAREWAIARLCADFRTETGVEMTKIGENLPRLVPFMTDTYTPQAVNQARSSFEGKVKKSGATFLYGAMSGFFTAEELDETMYEVTEIAKFLLEVEGVDLAVAEELDAEERISSVMREVRQSSAQLRAEEVECPECGHVHEPKQE; from the coding sequence ATGGCAGACGACCCCGCGACGCCCCCGGAGTCGCCGGAACGAGAGACGACCAACGGCGCGCGCGACGAGGCAGTCGGTGCCGAGGAGCGCACGGCCGAATCGGCGGAATCGGCGGAATCGGCGGAATCGACAGCGTCGGCGACGACGGAGCGAACAGCGCCCGAGGAAGCGACGAACGGCGAGGACGACGGCCGAGTCGACGCCGAGGGAGGCGACGCCAGCGAGTCGGACGACGCCGACACCCCCACCGGAGACGCCGAAACCGAGGACGTCCCCGAGGACGTGCAGAAGTACGCCCGCTTCAAGAAGATGGACGGCGCGCAGTACGACCGCGTCAACGGGTTCCTCCGCGACCGGACGTACATCACCGCCCGCGAGTGGGCCATCGCCCGCCTCTGTGCGGACTTCCGGACCGAGACGGGCGTCGAGATGACGAAAATCGGCGAGAACCTCCCTCGTCTCGTGCCCTTCATGACCGACACCTACACCCCGCAGGCGGTCAACCAGGCCCGCTCATCCTTCGAGGGGAAGGTGAAGAAGTCGGGCGCGACGTTCCTCTACGGCGCGATGAGCGGCTTCTTCACCGCCGAAGAACTCGACGAAACGATGTACGAGGTGACCGAAATCGCGAAGTTCCTCCTGGAAGTCGAAGGCGTCGACCTGGCCGTCGCCGAGGAACTCGACGCCGAGGAGCGGATCTCGAGCGTCATGCGCGAGGTCCGCCAGTCGAGCGCGCAGTTGCGCGCCGAGGAAGTGGAGTGTCCCGAGTGCGGCCACGTCCACGAACCGAAACAGGAGTAG
- a CDS encoding universal stress protein, whose product MKVLLGIGGSEDSYHALERTVERAVAADDDLTVAIVDNPDSDATPKEIEIRVRERLDDAAIDAEIQHVEGDPGSSLVDLAESGGFDQVVLGGGQRSPMGKISIGSIAEFVLLNSHKTVKLVR is encoded by the coding sequence ATGAAGGTCTTACTCGGAATCGGCGGGAGCGAGGACTCGTATCACGCGCTCGAACGGACGGTCGAGCGGGCGGTCGCGGCCGACGACGACCTCACCGTCGCCATCGTCGACAACCCGGACTCCGACGCGACGCCGAAGGAGATCGAGATACGCGTTCGGGAACGACTCGACGACGCCGCTATCGACGCCGAAATCCAGCACGTCGAGGGCGACCCCGGGAGCAGCCTCGTCGACCTCGCCGAGAGCGGCGGCTTCGACCAGGTCGTTCTCGGCGGCGGCCAGCGCAGTCCGATGGGCAAGATTAGCATCGGAAGCATCGCCGAGTTCGTGCTCCTGAACTCCCACAAGACGGTGAAGCTAGTGCGATGA
- a CDS encoding GNAT family N-acetyltransferase: MTRERLYPDEPAGPFDAPPIEFEDREGRSIEVRAYDPAGDEYERLVEMYAEFDPADRAQGIPPGREERIRSWLDTILGSDCLNVVAWCGDEAAGHATLVPDEDAYELAIFVLQTYQRAGIGTHLIEALLGHGQASDVEKVWLTVERWNRAAVALYKKIGFETSNAESFELEMALRLN; the protein is encoded by the coding sequence ATGACGAGAGAACGTCTCTACCCGGACGAACCGGCGGGACCGTTCGACGCGCCGCCCATCGAGTTCGAGGACCGCGAGGGCCGCTCCATCGAGGTTCGCGCCTACGACCCCGCCGGCGACGAGTACGAACGTCTCGTCGAGATGTACGCCGAGTTCGACCCCGCCGACCGCGCGCAGGGCATCCCACCGGGTCGCGAGGAGCGCATTCGGTCGTGGCTCGACACGATCCTCGGCTCGGACTGTCTGAACGTCGTCGCCTGGTGCGGCGACGAGGCGGCTGGACACGCGACGCTCGTCCCCGACGAAGACGCCTACGAACTCGCCATCTTCGTCCTCCAGACGTACCAGCGCGCGGGGATCGGCACGCACCTCATCGAGGCGCTGCTCGGACACGGACAGGCCAGCGATGTCGAGAAGGTGTGGCTCACCGTCGAGCGGTGGAACCGCGCGGCCGTCGCGCTCTACAAGAAGATCGGCTTCGAGACGAGCAACGCCGAGAGCTTCGAGTTGGAGATGGCGCTCCGGCTGAACTGA
- a CDS encoding creatininase family protein: MSHTQTVLLENLTWTEVETALDEGTRTAIIAVGSVEQHGPHLPLVMDTLAGDELSRRLAEELGDAVAAPTIRPGCSGHHMDFPGTITIPPETLMELIRSYCRSLDAHGFEHLVLVPTHGGNFAPVNTVAPEIARELDANVVALAELDSLMELMNEGLREAGVDYEEPVIHAGAAETAMVMAVDEGLVRTDRLELGREGDISVSRLLSEGFRAITENGVLGDPREATPEAGEAILSTITDAYVERIEAERDAV; the protein is encoded by the coding sequence ATGTCTCACACGCAGACCGTGTTGCTGGAGAACTTGACGTGGACGGAGGTAGAGACGGCGCTCGACGAGGGAACGCGAACCGCGATCATCGCCGTCGGCTCCGTCGAACAGCACGGACCGCATCTGCCGCTCGTCATGGACACCCTCGCGGGCGACGAACTCTCGCGGCGTCTCGCCGAGGAGTTGGGCGACGCCGTCGCCGCGCCGACGATCCGACCCGGCTGTTCGGGCCATCACATGGACTTTCCCGGCACGATTACGATTCCACCGGAGACGCTGATGGAGCTGATTCGGTCGTACTGTCGGTCACTGGACGCCCACGGCTTCGAGCATCTGGTGCTCGTCCCGACCCACGGCGGGAACTTCGCGCCGGTCAACACCGTCGCACCCGAGATCGCGCGCGAACTCGACGCGAACGTCGTCGCGCTCGCGGAGCTCGACAGCTTGATGGAACTGATGAACGAGGGACTTCGGGAGGCCGGCGTCGACTACGAGGAGCCGGTGATTCACGCGGGTGCGGCGGAGACGGCGATGGTGATGGCCGTCGACGAGGGACTCGTCCGGACCGACCGACTCGAACTCGGCCGCGAGGGCGACATCTCGGTCTCACGGCTGCTCAGCGAGGGGTTCAGGGCGATAACCGAAAACGGTGTCCTCGGCGACCCGCGGGAGGCGACGCCCGAGGCGGGCGAGGCGATTCTCTCGACGATAACCGACGCGTACGTCGAGCGAATCGAGGCGGAACGGGACGCGGTCTGA